A stretch of DNA from Halobacteriovorax sp. JY17:
TACGAAGAAAGAAATTGTAAATCTCTTATCGAGTTATAAAGGTTTTGAATATGGAGCGACAAAGTTTAATCCAAATGAAGAAATTCACCTGGTAAAAGGCCAAGGTGAGGATATAGGTGAGGAGTCCTTTCATATAGATGGATTTCTAGAAGAAGATAGTGGAAGTGAATTAGTTAGAGGGACGAAGGAAGATCTTACTGAGGCGGTTAATATTGTTTCTGGAGAAAACTCAGAAAGTAGTGATGAGCATATAACGATTATTTCTGGCGAGAATTCTCATATAAATAATAGAGAAATTTTAAAAATAAAACACTTAAACGAATTAGAAGAGTTAAAGTCACAAGGACCTCTAGCGAGAACCGATGAGGGATATACAAGACTAATGATTGCTGTCTTCTTGGAAGATTTAGAAGAAATCAAAGAAGCTCTTCGTGATGGAGAGAAGATTGATAATATGTGCCGAGGAGGTTACACGGCCCTTCACTTTGCAGTTATAAAAGATCAGCTTGAAATCGTAGAATACCTTCTAAGTAAAGGTGCTAAACTCACAGTGAAAGATAATGATGGCAGAGAGCCTTTATATTTTGCCATTTTTAGAGGCAATTTAGAAATGGCAAAAACTCTAATCGAGGCAGGAGCTCCGTTAAATCGAAGAGTTAACGGGAAAACTTATTTAATGATTGCAGTGTTTAAAAGGAATGAAGTATTATTTAAGTATCTGCTTTCAAAGGGAATACCTCTACTTATAAGAGATAGTAATGGTTTTAATGTTAACTACTATCTCAAGAAGTATAAGCTTGAGCACTACTTACTCCCAGAAAGTGCATAACTAGGAATTGCTAATGGAACTTAAATTTATCGTCATTGATGACTCTTCGGAAATGGTTGCTCTACTTAATAAGTATATAGAGAATTGTAACTTAGGACATGGTCATTCATTTGAGAATGAATTTGAGGCCATGGAATATGTTTCTGAAAATAAAGCAGATATTTTAATTATTGATGTGAATCTAAAGCATATTAATGGATTTAAGTTAGGAGATATGCTTCGAGTGATCTTAAAAATTGAAATTCCAATTATCTATATTTCTGCTAATAATCAATATGTAAAAGAGTTCTATGAAGCAGATCAAAGAAATACTTACTTTATGAATAAACCCTTTGATAAAGAAACATTTCAATCAGTCATTAAGAAGATGACTCATACTACTTAGATCTTATCTATTCCAAGAAGAACACGTCTAACATTTGCCATAAGTTCTAAGTCATCAAAATCAAATTTAACAGTAATAAGATAACTAATAGAATCTTCTTCTCTCACTGAGGACTCTATTGTTCCATAGACGAATTTCTCTGATGAAATACTTTGGAAGAGTTTTCCCGTCATTTTAATTTTATTTCCTTTAGAAATGAAATTAAATGATTTAAAAGTAACACCTTCTTCGTCTAGTGAGACAAGATTGAGGTCTAGTTCAATATATGAATCTCTAGATGTTGAAGGAACTGCGAAATAGGGAAGAGAAGACGATTCTTTATACATATCACCTAGAACAGCATTTATTTTACATTGTACTGTCGTTTTATCGAGAGGTTTTGTGATGTAATCGTCTGCTCCTAGGTCGAGACCTTTTTGGATGTCCACTTCTGCAAATCTTCTGGAGACAATAACGATTTTTATTTGATTTCCAAACTTCTTTCTAATTGCTCGTAGAATCTCATAGCCAGCGCCCTTTGATGTTTCTAGATTTAAGTCTACGATACAGAGATCGGGCGTGAATTTATTAAATTCTTCAAAGAACTCGGAAGCAGTCAGAGCTGTTCTCACAAAGTATTCCTCTGCCGATAAAATATCTTTTAGAAAGACATTTATATCTTTATCGTCATCAATGGTGAGAATCTTCTTTTTATCCAAATTAAACCCTTCTCTTTTGGCGCTTTCTTATTAATTGAAGTATTGACTCTGGGAGACCAATCATCTGCATGACGGTATCATAAATTCCAGGATTAATATCTCTCGATTTCTGATAGATTTTTATATGTCCTTTTTTTACATTCATTTCATTGAAGAAATTACTTTCAATTTCAATTTTCTCCTTAGTCATAAATTTTACTTTAGATCTTATGACAAAGGAGATTTCATTAAATTTAATTATTTCTCCTGGAACAAATACTTTTGCCTCTTTGTATTCATCCATCGCTGTAAGTTCTGGGAGGGCCTTTTCTTTAGAATACTTTCGTACTGTATTTATTAAGGTATTATTACTCAGTGGTTTTATTAAGTATCCCTGAACACCATATTTCTTTGAAAGAAGAATAGACTCTTTTGATTTTTCACTAGAGATCATATAAACCTTTAAGTGCTTAAGTATTTCTCTTTCTTTTAAAGCATCTAATAAGGCAAAGCCCGCTTCATTTTCTAGATTAATATCTAGAAAAACCATATGTGGTGCATACTCTAATACTTTAGAGAGAGCATCTTCGGTATTAGTGGCCTTAAGAACGACGGCTCCAATATTTGAAAGAATTTTCTCACAGAAAACTAGAATATCTAGATCATCATCGACTATGAGAATATACTTCTTGGTCTCTTTCAATTAATCCACCTTTATAAACTTTACCTCTACGTTATCGACGTAATCTATAAAATCAGTAATAAGTTTTCTTACCTTTTCCTCATTCTCTTCTCCGGCGCTAAGCTCAATTTCCTTGGCTATCTTTCCCAATTGATGGAAGCCATAGCCTCCTGAGCTACCACTGACTTTATGTCCAATTCGCTCAATCTCTTTGAACTCACGTTTCTCATAGAAGTTCTGTAGTTCTAAAACATCATTCTTTCTATTTTCGAGAAAGCCTGGAACTATATCTTCTAGGTCATCATCTATCTCTACTGTAAATGGCTCCACGAGCACCTCCTACGTCTTAAATTCTAATTATCTGAATTTAGATAAGCACCACTCTATTTTGCCATGACTTAGTGTTTCGAATAACAATTTTTCCTAAAGATTCCTTAACTAGTAAGTATTTTCAGCCTCTTATGTGGTAAAATTAATTTAGTTTAATCTAGGTTTACCGATAGAATAGGGTGCAATGAATATACTAATAATAAACCACAGAAATTTTTCAACGGAGCGTATCCAGGAGACCTTTTCCAGTAAAGGCTATAGTGTCTATACTTGCGCTGATCGTAAGGGTGTGGAAAACTTTGTCGAGACAAAGTGTCCGAGTTTGTTTCTTCTTCCTACTTGTGAAGAAGGTTTCAACATTGCAAGGTTTATTCGAAGCTCTAGAGTGATTGATTACAATTTATCGGCAACGCCAATTCTCTTTCTTGGTGAGAGTGATAGTATTTCTCAGCGAGTAGAATCTATTTCAAATGGTGGAAGTGATTTTGTTGAGAGAACTAATATTGCAAAAATTATTAAAATTTCTAGAAATCTCTTAGAGCCAGATCTTCTTTGGAAGGGGGCAAGAGTAGTAGTCGTCGAAGATGACAAGACCTCTGCGCGCATTGTCTCTTCCTATGTTGAAAATATGGGATCCTCTGTAAAATGGTTTGATTCAGGAGAGAAGTGTTTTGAGTTTTTAAAGAAAGATACTGCTGATTTGCTACTTGTTGATTATCTCATGCCCAAGATGAATGGTGCTGAACTCACTCAAAAAATTAGAAATGAATTAGGGCTAAAAGAATTGCCCATTATTTTCACCTCTTCAACACTTGAAAAGGAAGAGATCTTAGAGTTTTATAGAAGTGGAGGAAATGATTATATTTCTAAGCCATTTCTAAAAGAAGAACTCTATTCAAAGATGAAGCTGCAGCTAGAAAGCTCTCAGAATACAAAGTCACAAAATATTTACATAGAAGAATTGAAGAACCTAAGTAATCTAAAAGATCAATTCCTTGCAGTCTGTTCACACGATTTAAAGACCCCTCTTAATTCTATTATTGGATACTCAGACGTCTTAAAGTCTGATGTTGCTCTAAGTGAAGATGGGACTGAAATGGTTGAGATTATAAATAATGCCTCGAGAGACTTACTCACTTTAGTGAATGACTTACTCACTTGTAGTGAGGTTCATTTAAGCGGTGAAGTTGAGTCAGTAGAAATAGAGATTGTAAGAATCATAGAATATATACTAAAGCAGATAAAAGGGATCTCAAAGAAAGATCTTGAATATAAACTCACACTTGATGTGAAGAAGCCAATCATTCTTGGCAATGAGGCCATGCTCCGCCGGGTCTTTTCAAATATTTACTCTAATGCTCATAAGTTTACTCCAATTGGTGGTAAAGTTGAGACCAGAATATGGGAAGAAGGGGACTCCATAAAGTGTAGTATCTCAGATTCCGGAATAGGTATTGCTCCTGAGCATTTAGAGAAACTCTTCTCCAGGATGTCGGGAGTTGGAAGAATAGGATTAGAAGGACAAAAAAGTACAGGACTAGGATTAAGTATTGTGAAAGATATAGTTGAAAAACATGGTGGAAAAGTAGAAGTAGAAAGTCAGGAAAATAAGGGAACGACATTTACTTTAACATTTAATAAGGGAAGGTAGATTATGCGCATTTTACTCTTAGATGATAGTGTGGATAATTTAAATTTACTAAAACTCTATGCGAAAAAGTCCTCCGATGAATTCGTCATGGTGTCGGACTCTAGTGTCGCGCTAGATTATATAAGTAAAGAAAACTTTGATCTCTTCTTTCTCGATATTCAAATGCCTCAGAAAGACGGCTTTGAAGTGCTAGGCGAGGTTAGAGATTCAAATAATGGTAAGGAACTCTTTATATGTGCATTGACGGCACACACCTCTAAAGATGAGGTTGAAAAGATTAATAAATCCACTTTCAATGATTATCTTGAAAAGCCTATCCTCCGAGATGATTTCTTAAAGTATATCGAAGATTATTCGATTAAGGCCGCGGGCTAAAAAAAAGGAGAGGTAATAAACCTCTCCTTCTTATATCTAAACTAAATTTAAATTACTTTTTCTTAGCGGGTGCTTTACTAGACTGAGTCTTCTTTGCAACAGGCTTCTTCTTAGGTGCAGCTTTCTTTGTTGTTTTCTTCGCTACGGCCTTCTTCTTTACTGAAGTCGTCTTCTTAGCAGTTTTCTTCTTTGCAGCAGCTTTCTTCTTAGCAGGTGCTTTCTTCTTCTTTGTTGTCGTAGCTCCAGTTTTTGAAGACACAAACTTTTCAACTTGCTTTTGAAGTTTGGTAAGCTCTTTCATTTGTTCGTCTACGAAAGATTTCGCCTTTTTAACTTCTGATTGAACAGTTTTATCGACGACTTTTTCAATTCTCTTCTTTTCTTTTTCAAACTTAGAAAGAAGTAAGTTTACATCTTTTTCGACAAGGTTCTTTACGTCTTTTTCAGCTTTCTTTACAAAACTCTTAACTTGTTTTTGTACGTCTTTTAGCTCGTTGTTTTTTACAATTTCTTCAATATCCTTTCCGATATTCTTTAATTGCTTCATAAAATCTTGAACTTTAAAATCCATTTGTTACTCCTAAGGTTAATTCTTTTTACAAATTGGAATTCGGTATCCTGTTCCAAAGCTTTTAGCTTTTATTTTTATAATTGGACAGAATTGTTTTCTCTTATATTCACTTCGAGAATAAAGGTTGAAAACTTTACTTACTTCTTCGGAATCTAATCCCATTTCGATGAGATCTTTCGTTCCTAAGCGGTAGGAAAGTAGCCCCTCTAGAATTGTATCTAGCACATCATATTCCGGAAGTGAGTGAGAGTCTTCCTGATCTTCTCGCAGCTCAGCAGATGGAGGTCTGGAAATAATTCCTTCTGGGATAATATTGCCATATTTCTTATTAATATACTTAGATAATGCAAAGACTTCGGTTTTATATAAGTCTCCGAGTGGGCTAATTGCTCCTACGCTATCTCCGTAAAGAGTGGAGTACCCAACACTCAGCTCAGACTTATTAGAGGTGTTGAGCACCATGGAGTTTCTCTGATTTGATCTTGCGTAGAGAATTGCTCCACGAAGGCGACTTTGAATATTCTCATCACAAAGGCCTTCCATTGGATCTTTGAAGACGTCGTTATATTGGTTTCTAAGTGAGCTATGGGCAAATTTAATTGGGAAAGTTGAGAGCTTCACTCCAATCTTCTTACACATTTCAAATGAAAGGTCGTAGCTCATTGTTGCGGAGAAGAAGCCTGGCATAAAAATAGCTTCGAGGTTTTGATCTTCAAGAAGGGAGAGTTTCATGATGGCAAGGACGAGAGCGGAGTCTATTCCACCAGAAAGGGCCACATCAAATTTATTAAACCCGGACTTCTTAGCGTATTCTTGAATTCCAAAGCGAATAGATTGGAGAACTTCTTCACAGTCTTCATCTGATAATTCTGGAAGCCTGTAGTCTCCATTGTCATTCCTTATAATATTGGCCTTAAAGAGAGATTCCCAAGAGTTGACTTTGTCATTAAGGGCCTTTTCTAAGTCTCTTTCTCCATCAAAGTCCTCAAGAATATAGTTCAAGATATCTTGCTGATAGAACTTAGCTCTATGAGTGACCTTCGCTCCATTTACTACGAAACTTGATCCATCAAATAAGATTTCATCTTCCCCACCTACGCGGTTTGTGTAGATAAAAGGGCAGCCAAAGAGTTTAGAGATTTCCGAAGAGCGTATGAGTCTAGTCTTATCCTTTCCTAAGTAGAATGGAGAGGCCGAGAGGTTGATAACTCCATCAAGTTTGATTTTTGAATTTTCAACTTCTTCAAATAATTCTTTCACTGGATCGGTAGAGTGCATACTGCTCATCCACATATCTTCACAGATTAAGAGTCCAAACGATTTGTCTTCAAATTGATAAATACAATTCTCAGAACCAGCGCTGAAATACTTCTGTTCATCAAAAATATCGTAATTAGGAAGAAGCTTCTTTGTATAAATTGGCCTAAGCCCTTTTGGGCCAAACTCAAAAATGACATTCTTTATTTTAAAGGGAATTCCATCTTCATCCATTTCATAGTCTAGCCCTCCGATGAGAAGAGTTGGTGAAGAGCTGTCCTGCAGTGCGTTTACTTTCTTGAGTAGATCTTCATATCTCTCAATAAATGACCTTTGTAGACAGAGGTCTTGAAGTGGATAGCCAGTTAGGAAGAGCTCAGGAAAGACGTGAAGTTCAGAGGAATTCTTATTATTCTCAGTAATATTTTTTAGATATGTAAAAATGGCATCAAAATCACCAATTGTGTGGTGTGTTTGGTGGATGTTTATTTGCATGTACGTGTCCTAAAAGGTAAATTCTCGCTTTGTATTTATCCTATTTTAGACGAAAAAACAGCAGAGTGGAAAATGAAATTTGAAGGTAAGAAAGTTCTGGTAATTGGTGCAGGTCTGGCGGGAACAGATGCGGCGACTTTTCTGGCTAATAACGGTGTGAAAGTTGTCCTTGCTGAGTGTAAGACATTGGCCCTTAACCCTGCGCAAAAAATGAAGACTTTTGCAGAACTGGTATGTACTAATTCTCTTAAGAGCATGAACCCTGATTCAGGTCACGGACTTTTAAAGTATGAAATGAATGCAATGGGTTCTTATATATTGTCTAAGGGAATGGAATATGCGGTTCCAGCTGGTGACGCTCTAGCTGTGAATAGAGAAGATTTTTCAAAAGCAATAACTGAGGGACTCAAGTCTCACGAAAATATTGAAGTCATTGAAGTAGAGGCCGAGAATCCGCTTGAACTTCAAGAGAAGCTTGAATGTTCTTATACAATTGTTGCCACTGGGCCTCTTACAACAGAGAAACTTGAAAAGTGGTTAACAAGTGACTTAACGGAAGATGATTTCTACTTCTACGATGCAATTGCACCAGTCGTTGATGCGGATTCACTAGATTATTCAAAACTCTATTATAAAGATCGTCATAAAGAACTTAGCGAAGAAGAGGGGGAGTCTGCAGATTATTTGAACGCTCCTATGACTAAAGAAGAGTATGAAGACTTTATTGCAGAACTTGTTGAGGCCGAGAAAGTGCCGGCCCAGAAGTTTGAAGATTATAAATTCTTTGAGAGCTGCTTACCTGTAGATATTATGGCCGAGCGTGGTGTAGATACAGCGAGATTTTCTTGTATGAAACCAATTGGTCTTGAAAAAGAAGATGGAACACTCCCATACGCATGTGTTCAACTTAGAAAAGAGAACTTACTTGGAAGTGCTTTCAATCTTGTTGGTTTTCAGACGAGGCTTACTTATAAAGAACAGATTCGTGTTTTTAGAAAAATTCCAGGTTTCGCTGAAGCGAGTTTCATTCACTTAGGTTCTGTTCATAGAAATAGTTTCCTAAATTCAAAGAAGCTTTTAAATTTTGACTTAAGTTCAAAGAAGTACGAGTCAATTCACTTTGCTGGACAAATTACTGGAGTTGAAGGCTATACAGAAAGCGCTTCGATGGGTCTCTATGTTGCCTGGCAAGTTCTAAGAAAGCTTGAAGGTAAGCCAGCCGTTGCATGGCCTGTTGATACAGGGATTGGGGCCCTCGTTAATTATATTATGACTGTTCATAAGCCAAGTCCTTCAAATATTAACTTTGGACTTCTTCCAACAGTCGCTCTTAATAAAGAAGAGAGAAAGAATAGAAAGCTTAGAAAGAAAATAAAGAAAGCAAAAGCTTCCGCTCGCGCTAGAGAGTCTTTTGATCAATTTATGGATGAGAATAAGTAGATGCAGGGTATTTTCTATATATTAATTGCTTGTACGCTATGGGCGATAGACACGCTGATTCGTTACCCTCTCTTGGGAGAGGGAGTCTCAGCCAGTAGAATTGTTTTCACAGAACATCTTATTCTCACTCTTTTCTTCATTCCTCTCTTTGTAAAAAAGATAAAAGTATTTTGGCAAGCGCGTGTTGCCTATGTGTTCTATTTTCTTATTATTGGTGGTCTAGGCTCAGCTATTGGAACTCTTGCATTTACGAGAGCGTTCTCACTAATTAATCCTTCACTCGTTATTCTCTTGCAAAAATTTCAACCAATTATTGCCATTACTTTGGCCTCTATTGTTCTTAAAGAGAAGATGAGAAAGGATTTTATTCTCTGGGCAATTGTTTGCCTCATTGGTGGAGGACTTATTTCATACAACGATATTGCTTGGGGTTTAAAAGAAGTTAATTTTGATAGAAGTCTTCTCGATCAAAAATTTCTCATTGGTTACGGACTGACATTCTTAGCGGTTTTTAGTTGGGGCTGCTCGACTGTATTTGGAAAGAAGCTCTCGAGCTGTGGATTCAAAGAGCAAGAAATTATGGCCGGAAGATTCTTCATGGGACTTATTTGTCTAATTCCCATTCTCCTTACAGGAGAGATTCATATGGATTCAAATCCTCTTACTTGGGGTAAGATCCTTGCAATGGTCGTGATTTCAGGACTTCTTGGAATGTATTTCTACTATAAAGGTCTAAAACTTGTTTCCGCAAGAGTGGGAGCGCTGGCAGAGATGTTCTTCCCATTTTGTGCAGTGATAGTTAATTGGATTTTCTTAAATCAGGCACTCACTTTTCAACAGATTCTAGGTGGGGTATTATTACTTATCGGGTCAACTGTGATACAGTTACGCCATTATTGAATAAATTCGGAGATATAGAATGAGTACAAAGGTACAACTACCAACAACTCTTAAAGGAAAAACAATTCTTGTTGCAGGCGCTGCGGGATTTGTTCCATCAACTCTTTGCGAGTTCTACCTAAACCTTGATGCCAAAGTGATAGGGCTTGATAATTTCATTACGGGTAGTAAATCAAATATTGAAATCTTAGAGAAATATGAAAACTTCACATTTCATGAATGTAATATTTATGAATCTCTTCCTGACTTCTCGGGAATAGATATTGATTACGTCTTCTCACTAGCTTCTCCCGCGTCTCCAATTGACTTTGGATTAATTCCAATGGAAATCATGAGAGTCAATAGTGAAGGAACACTAGCTCTGCTAGAACTTTCCCTTGAGAAGAAAGCTAGATTTCTAGAGGCCTCTACAAGTGAAGTTTACGGTGATCCAGAAATTCACCCACAAACTGAAGACTATGTAGGTCACGTTAACACCCTTGGACCTAGAGGTTGCTATGATGAATCTAAGAGATTCGCTGAGGCAATGACTATGAGCTTTCACAGAAAGTACGGGCTAGATACTCGTATCATACGTATCTTTAATACGTATGGACCAAGAATGAGAGCAAATGATGGAAGGGTAATTCCAAATTTTATCAATCAGGCCATGAAGAACGAAGATATTACTGTCTACGGTGATGGTAGCCAGACAAGATCATTTTGCTTTGTTACTGACCTAGTCGATGCCATTCATAATGTTATGTTCTCAGATGATCCTACACCATTTAATTGTGGAAATCCTGATGAGTACACTATCTTAGAGACTGCAAAATTTATAATAGAGGCCCTTGGAAGTAAGTCTAAAATTGTTTTCTTAGATCTTCCAAAAGATGATCCTAAGAGAAGACGTCCAGATTTAACAAAACTTCAAAGCGTAAGTGACTATAGTCCAAAAATTAGCTTTGAAGAGGGAATTAGAAGAACGACAGAATTCTTCAAAACATTATAGGTGTGATTTGAAGATAGCCCTTAGTTGTGACGATTTACTAGTTAGAGATCATTATACTGAAATTGTAGAAACTCTTGGACTCGTCTACGAAGACTCTGAAATCTACACACTCGTGCATAAAGAAAAAGCAATGCTTGGAACAGTTGAGCTTAGAAAGATTCGCTCAACCTATCTCTCTCATAAAATTAAAGACCGAGAACATCTCGCTCGAAATTCATATCTTATTCCAAATGCAGCAAGTAACCTCTTTATTCCTTGTTCAGTAGATCTCATCATCAATATTTCAAATGGTATGTCTCAAGGAATTAGAAAGTGTGAAAACACAAAGCTTATAACTTACTTCTATGATCACTATTATCTAAATAGAAA
This window harbors:
- a CDS encoding response regulator, which produces MDKKKILTIDDDKDINVFLKDILSAEEYFVRTALTASEFFEEFNKFTPDLCIVDLNLETSKGAGYEILRAIRKKFGNQIKIVIVSRRFAEVDIQKGLDLGADDYITKPLDKTTVQCKINAVLGDMYKESSSLPYFAVPSTSRDSYIELDLNLVSLDEEGVTFKSFNFISKGNKIKMTGKLFQSISSEKFVYGTIESSVREEDSISYLITVKFDFDDLELMANVRRVLLGIDKI
- a CDS encoding EamA family transporter gives rise to the protein MQGIFYILIACTLWAIDTLIRYPLLGEGVSASRIVFTEHLILTLFFIPLFVKKIKVFWQARVAYVFYFLIIGGLGSAIGTLAFTRAFSLINPSLVILLQKFQPIIAITLASIVLKEKMRKDFILWAIVCLIGGGLISYNDIAWGLKEVNFDRSLLDQKFLIGYGLTFLAVFSWGCSTVFGKKLSSCGFKEQEIMAGRFFMGLICLIPILLTGEIHMDSNPLTWGKILAMVVISGLLGMYFYYKGLKLVSARVGALAEMFFPFCAVIVNWIFLNQALTFQQILGGVLLLIGSTVIQLRHY
- a CDS encoding NAD-dependent epimerase/dehydratase family protein translates to MSTKVQLPTTLKGKTILVAGAAGFVPSTLCEFYLNLDAKVIGLDNFITGSKSNIEILEKYENFTFHECNIYESLPDFSGIDIDYVFSLASPASPIDFGLIPMEIMRVNSEGTLALLELSLEKKARFLEASTSEVYGDPEIHPQTEDYVGHVNTLGPRGCYDESKRFAEAMTMSFHRKYGLDTRIIRIFNTYGPRMRANDGRVIPNFINQAMKNEDITVYGDGSQTRSFCFVTDLVDAIHNVMFSDDPTPFNCGNPDEYTILETAKFIIEALGSKSKIVFLDLPKDDPKRRRPDLTKLQSVSDYSPKISFEEGIRRTTEFFKTL
- a CDS encoding response regulator; its protein translation is MKETKKYILIVDDDLDILVFCEKILSNIGAVVLKATNTEDALSKVLEYAPHMVFLDINLENEAGFALLDALKEREILKHLKVYMISSEKSKESILLSKKYGVQGYLIKPLSNNTLINTVRKYSKEKALPELTAMDEYKEAKVFVPGEIIKFNEISFVIRSKVKFMTKEKIEIESNFFNEMNVKKGHIKIYQKSRDINPGIYDTVMQMIGLPESILQLIRKRQKRRV
- a CDS encoding response regulator encodes the protein MELKFIVIDDSSEMVALLNKYIENCNLGHGHSFENEFEAMEYVSENKADILIIDVNLKHINGFKLGDMLRVILKIEIPIIYISANNQYVKEFYEADQRNTYFMNKPFDKETFQSVIKKMTHTT
- a CDS encoding response regulator, translated to MNILIINHRNFSTERIQETFSSKGYSVYTCADRKGVENFVETKCPSLFLLPTCEEGFNIARFIRSSRVIDYNLSATPILFLGESDSISQRVESISNGGSDFVERTNIAKIIKISRNLLEPDLLWKGARVVVVEDDKTSARIVSSYVENMGSSVKWFDSGEKCFEFLKKDTADLLLVDYLMPKMNGAELTQKIRNELGLKELPIIFTSSTLEKEEILEFYRSGGNDYISKPFLKEELYSKMKLQLESSQNTKSQNIYIEELKNLSNLKDQFLAVCSHDLKTPLNSIIGYSDVLKSDVALSEDGTEMVEIINNASRDLLTLVNDLLTCSEVHLSGEVESVEIEIVRIIEYILKQIKGISKKDLEYKLTLDVKKPIILGNEAMLRRVFSNIYSNAHKFTPIGGKVETRIWEEGDSIKCSISDSGIGIAPEHLEKLFSRMSGVGRIGLEGQKSTGLGLSIVKDIVEKHGGKVEVESQENKGTTFTLTFNKGR
- the trmFO gene encoding methylenetetrahydrofolate--tRNA-(uracil(54)-C(5))-methyltransferase (FADH(2)-oxidizing) TrmFO, whose translation is MKFEGKKVLVIGAGLAGTDAATFLANNGVKVVLAECKTLALNPAQKMKTFAELVCTNSLKSMNPDSGHGLLKYEMNAMGSYILSKGMEYAVPAGDALAVNREDFSKAITEGLKSHENIEVIEVEAENPLELQEKLECSYTIVATGPLTTEKLEKWLTSDLTEDDFYFYDAIAPVVDADSLDYSKLYYKDRHKELSEEEGESADYLNAPMTKEEYEDFIAELVEAEKVPAQKFEDYKFFESCLPVDIMAERGVDTARFSCMKPIGLEKEDGTLPYACVQLRKENLLGSAFNLVGFQTRLTYKEQIRVFRKIPGFAEASFIHLGSVHRNSFLNSKKLLNFDLSSKKYESIHFAGQITGVEGYTESASMGLYVAWQVLRKLEGKPAVAWPVDTGIGALVNYIMTVHKPSPSNINFGLLPTVALNKEERKNRKLRKKIKKAKASARARESFDQFMDENK
- a CDS encoding response regulator, which translates into the protein MRILLLDDSVDNLNLLKLYAKKSSDEFVMVSDSSVALDYISKENFDLFFLDIQMPQKDGFEVLGEVRDSNNGKELFICALTAHTSKDEVEKINKSTFNDYLEKPILRDDFLKYIEDYSIKAAG
- a CDS encoding NAD+ synthase, translated to MQINIHQTHHTIGDFDAIFTYLKNITENNKNSSELHVFPELFLTGYPLQDLCLQRSFIERYEDLLKKVNALQDSSSPTLLIGGLDYEMDEDGIPFKIKNVIFEFGPKGLRPIYTKKLLPNYDIFDEQKYFSAGSENCIYQFEDKSFGLLICEDMWMSSMHSTDPVKELFEEVENSKIKLDGVINLSASPFYLGKDKTRLIRSSEISKLFGCPFIYTNRVGGEDEILFDGSSFVVNGAKVTHRAKFYQQDILNYILEDFDGERDLEKALNDKVNSWESLFKANIIRNDNGDYRLPELSDEDCEEVLQSIRFGIQEYAKKSGFNKFDVALSGGIDSALVLAIMKLSLLEDQNLEAIFMPGFFSATMSYDLSFEMCKKIGVKLSTFPIKFAHSSLRNQYNDVFKDPMEGLCDENIQSRLRGAILYARSNQRNSMVLNTSNKSELSVGYSTLYGDSVGAISPLGDLYKTEVFALSKYINKKYGNIIPEGIISRPPSAELREDQEDSHSLPEYDVLDTILEGLLSYRLGTKDLIEMGLDSEEVSKVFNLYSRSEYKRKQFCPIIKIKAKSFGTGYRIPICKKN
- a CDS encoding Hpt domain-containing protein; amino-acid sequence: MEPFTVEIDDDLEDIVPGFLENRKNDVLELQNFYEKREFKEIERIGHKVSGSSGGYGFHQLGKIAKEIELSAGEENEEKVRKLITDFIDYVDNVEVKFIKVD
- a CDS encoding ankyrin repeat domain-containing protein: MKHILIVDDDLDIHALFKIHFKDLNLKLHFATNVEEALIHLEHDDIAFIFLDIIIGDNETSYRILKNSGDRPVFLMSSHITDVFCQRIVEKNINILDCLAKPFTKKEIVNLLSSYKGFEYGATKFNPNEEIHLVKGQGEDIGEESFHIDGFLEEDSGSELVRGTKEDLTEAVNIVSGENSESSDEHITIISGENSHINNREILKIKHLNELEELKSQGPLARTDEGYTRLMIAVFLEDLEEIKEALRDGEKIDNMCRGGYTALHFAVIKDQLEIVEYLLSKGAKLTVKDNDGREPLYFAIFRGNLEMAKTLIEAGAPLNRRVNGKTYLMIAVFKRNEVLFKYLLSKGIPLLIRDSNGFNVNYYLKKYKLEHYLLPESA